TAGCTACGAAACGGAAGAAATTTGatcaatgcgttcttcctattatgacatacggagcaaaactttcacgctcacaaaaacaacagctaTAAAAATGCGAATGGCACAAAAACGAATGAAAAGATCGATTCTACGCGTGACAAAGGCAGataaaataaggaaccaagacctgAGGAAAAGAATAGGTATCACTGATATCTTCGAGCGCATAGACAAGCCGAAACGGAATGGGGTAGGCCACCTAGCGAGACTAAAAGACGCAAGATgtaccagaaaactaattgactggcgcccaagagaagataaacgcagcAGAGGACAATGACCAACAAGCTGGAGagacgacattaaacgaatataTAAGCAATGGCAACAAGACGCACAGAACCGTGAAAAGTGGCGAAAAATgagagagacctatgtccagcggTGGAAGGAAGAGGTTGCATGAAAGTCCCCATCCTGTACTTAGACCATTTCCacgaatattttttctaattgaaatttttggtCAAAACAGTTAACTTTGAGATGAAACTCTATGTCTGGATTGGTTGAGGTATAAACCTAAAAGGATAGTAGTTGAtacaaaatacatatatacaaattaatttattattttaaattcatTGAACTCATTCTCTCTTAGGTTGTCGATTTGGCACATAAACAAGCATAGATTGAACAATTGTAATTTCAAATATAACCGATAAGTTCCCGTTCTTTATTCCATAGTAATATTTTCTTCCACCACTGTAATCCTTTTTATTGACCTTCTTACACTTAATTATATCACTCTCTTCATTCCAACCTAGTAAATCAGCGCCATTGTCAACTTCGCAATCTTCTTCAAGCTTTTGCAAGCAGCTAATTTCATAATTAGATTGTTGAGGTTTTATTATTTTGAAGCACTGTCTATTATCGGTAGATTGTACTTCTTCAATTGTTACATTATTGGCCAgttttattgatgaaatccctCCATTTACTTTAAAACAGTAAATTTTGTAATAATTGACTTGAtcgtaatagctatttgtataacaagggaggaaagtgtaacttttcctcccgagaatgaagtttactgcccgacgcgtagcggagggcagtaatcattcaagggaggaaaaggcactttactcccatgttatacatatgggttttccatcttcctcaaataacaagtaattttttcattttttacttaatttatttatgtaactaaccaacaaaatttattagaactaaaacaacaagtaggtacaatataactgtcaactgtcaaatataagtcaaattataaatgtaaacattgttaaatcaaaataacaatttactgttttttaccattctgcaaaatacaggatgttttataaataaacgttaaagtgtatagatacttcgtaacagaaaatagatattatacagggcgtcaataagttatatttcatgaatgaaataccatgacgtcacttttacttttcctccctagggaggaaaaatattttcctccctagggaggaaaagtacaactttgctccctacaatcaggtccggaaaagtatactttcggtagaggtaggtggaaaaatacttTTCCACATCTCGATGACACAActgaaacaaatataaaattaccAGAAAAATGCTAAAGTGAACATAATATAGTACTTATCACCGAAGATCTGGATGAAGCGCGACAAATGCTACAAGAATTTGAAACCGTATgttcaacaataggtctaaaaatgaacctcagcaagaccaaatttatgacaaatttagtttcCAAGCGAACACTTAACCATCCAAAGTCAAGTGAtcgaattgacagaaaagtacatacctatatatctcggtcatgaaacCAGAATAAGCAAGGATAATCTGACCTGTGAATTTCAACAACGAATAACACTgacttgcttgggcggcgtatggttcactaagagatatctttaagagcaacatgcCGATTCCCGATAGCTACGAAACGGAAGAAATTTGatcaatgcgttcttcctattatgacatacggagcaaaactttcacgctcacaaaaacaacagctaTAAAAATGCGAATGGCACAAAAACGAATGAAAAGATCGATTCTACGCGTGACAAAGgcagacaaaataaggaaccaagacctgAGGAAAAAAATAGGTATCACTGATATCGTCGAGCGCATAGACAAGCCGAAACGGAATGGGGTAGGCCACCTAGCGAGACTAAAAGACGCAAGATGTACCAGAAAACTagttgactggcgcccaagagaagataaacgcagcAGAGGACAATGACCAACAAGCTGGAGagacgacattaaacgaatataTAAGCAATGGCAACAAGACGCACAGAACCGTGAAAAGTGGCGAAAAATgagagagacctatgtccagcggTGGAAGGAAGAGGTTGCATGAAAGTCCCCATCCTGTACTTAGACCATTTCCacgaatattttttctaattgaaatttttggtCAAAACAGTTAACTTTGAGATGAAACTCTATGTCTGGATTGGTTGAGGTATAAACCTAAAAGGATAGTAGTTGAtacaaaatacatatatacaaattaatttattattttaaattcatTGAACTCATTCTCTCTTAGGTTGTCGATTTGGCACATAAACAAGCATAGATTGAACAATTGTAATTTCAAATATAACCGATAAGTTCCCGTTCTTTATTCCATAGTAATATTTTCTTCCACCACTGTAATCCTTTTTATTGACCTTCTTACACTTAATTATATCACTCTCTTCATTCCAACCTAGTAAATCAACGCCATTGTCAACTTCGCAATCTTCTTCAAGCTTTTGCAAGCAGCTAATTTCATAATTAGTTTGTTGAGGTTTTATTATTTTGAAGCACTGTCTATTATCGGTAGATTGTACTTCTTCAATTGTTACATTATTGGCCAgttttattgatgaaatccctCCATTTACTTTAAAACAGTAAATTTTGTAATAATTGACTTGATCGTAAAATACTTTTCCACATCTCGATGACACAActgaaacaaatataaaattaccAGAAAAATGCTAAAATGAACATAATATAGTACTTATCACCGAAGATCTGGATGAAGCGCGACAAATGCTACAAGAATTTGAAAACGTATgttcaacaataggtctaaaaatgaacctcagcaagaccaaatttatgacaaatttagtttcCAAGCGAACACTTAACCATCCAAAGTCAAGTGAtcgaattgacagaaaagtacatacctatatatctcggtcatgaaacCAGAATAAGCAAGGATAATCTGACCTGTGAATTTCAACAACGAATAACACTgacttgcttgggcggcgtatggttcactaagagatatctttaagagcaacatcccgattcccgatagctatgaaacggaagaaaTTTGatcaatgcgttcttcctattatgacatacggagcaaaactttcacgctcacaaaaacaacagctaTAAAAATGCGATTGGCACAAAGACGAATGAAAAGATCGATTCTACGCGTGACAAAAgcagacaaaataaggaaccaagacctgAGGAAACGAATAGGTATCACTGATATCGTCGAGCGCATAGACAAGCCGAAACGGAATTGGGTAGGTCACCTAGCGAGACTAAAAACTCAAGATGTACCAGAAAACTTATTGACTGGCGCCCAAAAGAAGATAAAAGCAACAGAGGACAATGACCAACAAgatggatggacgacattaaacaaATGTCCAAGAAATAGTAACAAGACGCACAGAACCGTGAAAagtggcgaaaaatgggacaGACCTTTGTCCAGCGGTGGAAAGAAGAGATTGTATGAAAGTCCCCATCCTGTACTTAGACCATTTccacgaatatttttttaattgaaattttcaGTCAAAACAGTTAACTTTGAGGTGAAACTCTATATGTCAGGATTGGTTGAGTTATAAACCTAAAAGGATAGTAGTTAAtacaaaatacataatatacaaaataatttattattttaaattcatTGAATTCATTCTCTCTTAGGTTGTAGATCTGGCACATATACAAGCATATATTTAACAATCCTAATTTCAAATATAACCGTTAAGTTTCCGTTCTTTATTCCGTCGTAGTATATGCTTCCATATTTGTAATCCATTTTATTGACCTTCTTACACTTAAGTATATCACTCTCTTCATTCCAACCTAGTGGATCAACGCCATTGTCACCTTCGCAATCTTGTTCAAGCTCTTGCCAGCAGCTAATTTCATAATTAGTTTGTTgaggttttattattttaaagcaCTCTCTATTATCGGTAAATTGTACTTCTTCAATTGTTACATTATTGGCCAATTTTATTGATGAGATCCCTCCATTTACTTTAAAACAGTAAATTTTGTAATAATTGTCTTGATCGTAAAATACTTTTCCACATCTCGATGACACAActgaaacaaatataaaattaccAGAAAAATGCTAAAATGCACATAATATAGTACTTATCACCGAAGATCTGGGTAGCATGACAAATGCTACAAGAATTAGAAAACGTATGTTCAACAACAGGTCTAAAAATGAACCTCAGCAAGACCAAATTCATGACAAATTTAGTTTCCAAGCGAACACAACCATCCAACGTCAAGTGAtcgaattgacagaaaagtacatacctatatatctcggtcatgaaacCAGAATAAGCAAGGATAATCTGACCTGTGACTTTCAACAACGAATAACACTgacttgcttgggcggcgtatggttTACTAAGAGatatctttaagagcaacatcccgattcccgatagctatgaaacggaagCAATTTGatcaatgcgttcttcctattatgacatacggagcaaaactttcacgctcacaaaaacaacagctaTAAAAATGCAAATGGCACAATGATGAATGAAAAGATCGATTCTACGCGTGACAAAgcagacaaaataaggaaccaagacctgAGGAAAAGAATAGGTATCACTGATATCGTCGAGCGCATAGACAAGCTGAAACGGAATTGGGTAGGTCACGTAGCGATACTAAAAGGCTCAAGATgtaccagaaaactaattgactggcgcccaagagaagataaacgcagcAGAGGACAATGACCAACATGCTGGATagacgacattaaacgaatataTAAGCAATGGCAACAAgacgcacagaaccgtgaagagtggtgAAAAATGAGAGAGACCCATGTCCAGCGGTGGAAGGAAGAGGTTGCATGAAAGTCCCCATCCTGTACTTAGACCATTTccacgaatatttttttttaattgaaattttcaCTCAAAAGAGTTAACTTTGAGATGAAACTCTATGTCAGGATTGGTTGAGTTATAAACCTAAAAGGATAGTAGTTAAtacaaaatacatatatacaaaataatttattattttaaattcagTGAATTCATTCTCTCTTAGGTTTTACATTTGGTACATAaacaagaaaaaatttaacaatcCTAGTTTTAAATATAACCGTTAAGTTTCCGTTCTTTATTCCATAGTAATATATTCTTCCATGTTTGTAATCCTTTTTATTGACCTTCTTACACTTAATTGTATCACTCTCTTCATTCCAATATCTTTGATAAACGTCATTGTCACCTTCGCAATCTTCTTCAAGCTCTTGCCAGCAGCTAATTTCATAATTAGTTCGTTGAGGTTTTATTATTTTGAAGCACTCTCTATTATCGGTAGATTGTACTTCTTCAATTGTTACATTATTATTCAGTTTTATTGACGAAACCCCTCCATTTGCTTTAAAACAGTAAATTTTGTAATAATTGTCTTGATCGTAAAATACTTTTCCACATCTCGATGAAACaactgaaataaatataaaataccaGAAAAATACCAAAATCCACATATAGGACTTATCACCGAAGATCTGGTTGAAGCACGACAAATGCTACAAGAATTAGAACATGTATGTTCAACAATAGGTCTTATAGgattatgttgtaaccaacagagatatatacatccatcaaaaataatcgacgtaagatgcctcaactcagcagatgtaggtagcgaccatagctcagtattatgtaaaataggaatcattatgaaatatttcacacccaagagggcagcaccaacacaaacaaaaatcaaagtcgaaagactacatacggaatccacggaatacttatacaggaaaataatatcagagaagattgctgagaatggaatattagaaaatgaTAACATCAatgaaagctggcaaaaactcaaagataacataatcaacgctgcaacagaatcacttggagagagaaaagtaacgaatactcacatattaaagaagaaaaccccgtggtttagagaaagttaaaataaaatgtgaagagaagaagaatgcctttttacaatacagaacaaaacaaacacaagaggcatacaaccactacaaacgaatcagaaacgaaacgaatactttagtgatgcaaataaaaagggagcactggcagagtttctcaaaacagatggaacacgacttctacggaacacaaaaagaagtatggagaataaTCAGAGGGCAAATAAacgagatgaacgaattaataaaagcgaaacacattcagaaggaaacatggacagactacttccgatctctatttgctaaaggcgacgataatgaaccaccaatacctgaagttacaacaaacgaagaaataaacattgaggAGGGAGAAGTAAAAGAAGcattaagaaaactaaaaattagaaaatcttcaggagaggacagaatatcgaacgaactcctaaagtacggaggacaagatctgactaaacaaatattaaaactaatacaaaaaaataatagaacaagacagaataccacaagaatggagatcaagcatcctaatacctctcttcaaaaaaggaaacaaatcggacccggagaattacagaggaattaacttattaaacacaacattaaaattaacaaccaaagtgataacaaacatattgaatgaaattatagcattagcagaagaacaaggttttaggtcgggaaggtcatgcactgacgctatatttataatgaggcaagttcaagagaaatcattggaataaaacaaaccggcatatttatcagtggtgtcatggcaaaattagcagtgcgggaacgcagtgctaatttttgtttacaaaacctaaattctctattattttttttcttttcttaaccagtgcgggaacggcgttcccacgcgttcccagaccatgacaccactgatatttgtgtttcgtggaccttaataaagcatttgacagggtcacattaaatgacgttatccatttgttatatgTACTctagagaggtacctctaggaataattaaaacgatcgaaaacatttaccagaacaacacaataaaagtaaaagtggacgatgaattaactaactcaattgaagccggcaatggtaTAAGACACGGGGAATTCCTTGGgtcctttattgttcaatctGATcgtggacgaaataataaaaaaagtgagaACTAAAAAAGggtaccaaatgggagaaaaacaacttaaaataatctgctatgcggacggtgcaatactaatctctcaaagtgaagatgatttagaACGTATGCTGTACCAATTCAACAAAATCGCCAGAAATTTTAaaatgttaatttcctcacaaaagacaaaatgcatggttacaacagcagatccaataagatgtaaattggagctggaaggtcataTAATataacaagtgatggagtttaaatacctaggcatcacactatctagctacggaaggctcgaaacagaagtgtaagatcaagtgaatagagcaagcagagccgcaggttgcttgaatgacacaatatggagaaataaaaatatcggaaaagaaatgaaaggcagaatttacaaaacagtcatcagaccaataatgacatacacggcagaaacacgacccaacacagagaggacaaaaagattgctcggaACAGCGTAGATGAAAACcctgcgaaaaatcgatggtaagattctatgggacagagctagaagtacagatataggtacgacggagatgcaaggcgTATAACAATAAtcactgggtaagaaacagaagaatagaatggaatgaccacataagccgaatgacaacaaatatgatagtcaggacagcgaaagatggttccccaataggaagacgacagtgggaagaccacgaaatcgatggaacgacaacttactagaggcacattgaaaaaagagacagagtcatgtctatacaaaaaaaagaagaagaagaagagaagaacaataggtctaaaaatgaatctCCGTAAGACCATATTCATGACAAATTTAATTTCCaagcgaacacctaaccatccaacGTCAAGTGAtcgaattgacagaaaagtacatacctatatatctcggtcatgaaacCAGAATAAGCAAGGATAATGTGACCTGTGAATTTCAACAACGAATAACACTAAtttgcttgggcggcgtatggttcactaagacgtaaaatcctttataaaaggtatatttgttaaaatccctatacagggctacatcaaagacagaactagttttcgatcggttgaccgatcatcatcagtgcaattctaaaatgtgtataaccagataaaatgatgcaaagtatttaaaatgttgactaaggttataaaaagttataggttatactcacttagaatctacatgataaccaccaaagtaaaaatatatgggtaaaaaccctttacaattgatccgtcatcggaacatatgacaaagatgtgaattataacatggatgaataaaatatccaatgtttttcgcccgaggtaccaatgagctctatctgacaagttcacatcatggctgtacggaagcaagtgattttgataacggaaattctgaatggtgacatgacaggaatgacagttccacaggaagttataatttccctgttgttttgtggtatttattgtaaaatttgttaaattaataacaataaaaacagtcgttcccactgtggtaaatagtctgtaaaaatggaaata
The window above is part of the Diabrotica virgifera virgifera chromosome 2, PGI_DIABVI_V3a genome. Proteins encoded here:
- the LOC114335800 gene encoding uncharacterized protein LOC114335800 isoform X4: MQSIEMYKFLIVFLTFTVTSVVSSRCGKVFYDQVNYYKIYCFKVNGGISSIKLANNVTIEEVQSTDNRQCFKIIKPQQTNYEISCLQKLEEDCEVDNGVDLLGWNEESDIIKCKKVNKKDYSGGRKYYYGIKNGNLSVIFEITIVQSMLVYVPNRQPKRE
- the LOC114335800 gene encoding uncharacterized protein LOC114335800 isoform X2, giving the protein MQSIEMYKFLIVFLTFTVTSVVSSRCGKVFYDQDNYYKIYCFKVNGGISSIKLANNVTIEEVQFTDNRECFKIIKPQQTNYEISCWQELEQDCEGDNGVDPLGWNEESDILKCKKVNKMDYKYGSIYYDGIKNGNLTVIFEIRIVKYMLVYVPDLQPKRE
- the LOC114335800 gene encoding uncharacterized protein LOC114335800 isoform X5, whose product is MQSIEMYKFLIVFLTFTVTSVVSSRCGKVFYDQDNYYKIYCFKANGGVSSIKLNNNVTIEEVQSTDNRECFKIIKPQRTNYEISCWQELEEDCEGDNDVYQRYWNEESDTIKCKKVNKRDYKHRRIYYHGITNGNLTVIFEISIVQYRLVYVPDLQPKRD